From the genome of Cervus elaphus chromosome 7, mCerEla1.1, whole genome shotgun sequence:
aaggggaaaaagcatTTTAGGGAGAAGAGGCGGCAGCGAAGTGGATGGATGATCTGTGACCCATGGGACACTGGGTCATTTGCATTGTCCTCATGAGCTGATTACACGTGACACCCACCCCTGACATCACTCAATGCCTTCTTGTGGCTGAGATGAAAATTCAGGGCCTTGGTGGGAAGGGGTCAGGGAAGTTGTGGACATAAGCCACAACCCAAGGTCCACACTCATCCCCTGGAAAATCAGGAAAATCCTCTTTCTGATCTGTTGATCACCATCTGACATTGAGAAATGAGACGAAAGGAATAAGATGGTGAACAGGAATCAGTCCCAAATAGCTCAGCTGTGGGGGCAGAGATAGCACCATCATAAACTTTGTACTGGGGAAGGAATCTCAGACAGAGGCAGGGAATGAATTGCCCAGATGGAGTTACAGAGGGGGACCCGTGACTTGTAGCCCAAAGCACTGGGACTGCTCCAAGGCTGGATAAGAAGTGTCATCTGAGGGACTGGGCAGAAGGGAGAGAATCAGGACTTTGTAAAGATGGGTGGATTTGGGTAGAGACCTTGTAGGGGAGCAGGTTGTATTGGCAGAAGCTGTGGCTGCACGTGGTGTGAAGAAGCTGAGTGTTCATGACTCCAGAAGCCACCCTGCCTGGTGCTCGTTCAGGGACAAGAACTAACATGTGGCTACCTTGAGTTTGTGAGATGATTTCTGTCATTTCAAGGAAGTTTAAATCCTATGTACAATAAAAGCAttgtcttatattttatttttagttcttggTGGTGGTGTCACTTATTCTGCTTGAACATACCCTTCACTTTAATACTGTCTCTGTTGAATCTGCTTAGACATAAAGTAAAACGTTCTATCATCTCCCCATCGGGGCCTCTGGGAGGAGTGAACCATCCAGGTGCAAACTCTAAGGGGAGATGGGCACAGTGTACTGAGGCCCAGGCTTGGAAGTCACCCCAAAAGTTCTGTTATTtaccctcttctttttttcctcttttgaccAAAAGGATTATAGGATCTTGGTTCtccaaccggggattgaacccatgcccatggcagtgaaagctggCATCCTAACCACAGgacggccagggaattccctgttgttTAGCCTCAGtttagtggtggtttagtcgctaagttgtgttctactcttgacaccccatgggctgtagtctgccaggctcctctgtccctgggattctccaggcaagattactggagtgggttgccattccttctccaggggatcttcctgacccaggaattgaacccaggtctcctgcattgcagacagattctttatgggcttagttatgagggaagccctcagtttAGCAAGTAGAAAACATGGGGAGATCAGGAGCAAGGAACTGGAAAATGAAGGAACAATTGGTTTTTCTGGGAGTGTTCAGTATTGCATGTAAAATGTgtcgtcaaaaaaaaaaaggcacattcAAGTCCTTATATAATGGTAAAACATACCACAAGTACCCAGACCTGAGATTCCACCAAAAAGTggattgtctttttctgtttatttttcactggctttagttgtgtttttaaaaatgactattaGCCTCTAGGGTAAATGTATGAAGATCCCATTGTAAACAAACAAgatagcattgtaaagcaattatcctccaattaaaattatatatatacattagaacTTAAAGAGAGATTCTGGCCTGTTGAAAGACTTTGCATATATTACGTCACTTAATCTTAGTAACCCTGCCAGGTAGCTCCTATTATTATCTaccttttaaagttaaaaaagctGAGCCCTGGTGAATTTTGTGTACTTGCTCAGCCAAAATCATGCACCCGGGATTTTGATTTATGTCAGACTCAAGAGCTCTTAGCCACCAGGCTACCTTGTTCAGAAATGGGTCCCCAGGTAGGTAGgtgtgaatattttattattgggCATGCTCTCAACAAGGGACTTGgattcagaaagaaaatttatatttcttacaCTGAGAAATAAAACTGCTAGTGAGTGAAAATACTCATGTTGGTCTATCAGCACTTGCAGGGTAATTGAACTTCATTTGTTTGGAGTGCAGAGGAAGTGGATCGATCCTAAAACACGGTGACTTCAAGGTAAGGTAGCTCTATGAGCCTCCACGCTCTGCTTGTCACAGTCTGATCTCAaggttccctcctccaggaagtgaTGGAGTCCAGAGCCCCAAGCTCCCCATTACCCTCTCCAACACCCCAAAGGATTGTGCACACTTGTTGGGACATCCACACGTTTACGTGATTTTTTTACACTGTAGCAGCTCTTTCTAttaaaaggaatggcaactcactcaagttAGTTCAAATAATAGGAAAGTTTATTATGAGATCAGACATGTAAATAAGGAAAATGGGACTTTCCCACCACTAACCAAGCTTCATGGGAAGCTATGGtgaagttgggggtgggggggacacaaGTAGTTCCCAAAGAAAGaactgaagatttaaaaaatgttagtaaTAATAACGAACACATATAGAGCTCACTCTGACCAGtcactgtaaataaatatttttttatatattaactcatttaatgatCACAACAACCCgatgaggtaggtattattaatagtcccatttaaaaaaatagtcccATTTTATACATCAGACAAGTGAGACAGATGTGGGTTGGGTAACTGTTGTTACTCACCCAGAGAAGTGATGCACAAATAATTAATATACAAAGGTACTATTCATTGAtgtgtatttattatattatagttTCTGTGACATCTATtacctcacagtttctgtggatcAGAAGTTTGGGTTCTCTGCTTGGGGTCTCATGAGGCTgcaatcaaggtgtcagctgggCTGGGTTCTCCTCTGGAGGCTTGACTGGGGAAAAATCCACTTCCAAGTTCATTTAGGCAGTTGGCAGAATTAATTTTCTTGCAGCTGCAAGACTGAGGGCCTCTGCTTCCTGTTGGCTGAAGGctggaggctgctctcagctcctgGAGGCTGCCTGCTGGCCGCAGAGTCACTCACATCATCAATTCAGCAAGGAGAATCTCAAGAGTGAGCGTGTGAACAAGGAGGCGTCCCATTCGTGTAAGGCAGTCCGTGAAGTGCCAGCCCATCCCCTTTGCCATATTCCGTTgattagaagcaagtcacaggtTCTGCTCACACTCAGGGAGAGGGGATCACACAAGGGTATGAACACCATGAAGGAAGAATTATGAGAGGTCACTGTAGAGTCTGTCCATCACAAAAATAATCAAAGTGCCAGGCGAGTGGTGCAGACACCAGGTGTTACAGGAGCTCAGAAGGAATGTTCCTTCCAACAGATGTGCGGGCTCCACATGCAGAGGTGGTCTCACCATTGTGAGCTCGTACCATTCAAATGTCTGGATGCTCCCATTTCAATATGAGATGGTGAGAGATGGGTGCTACCATCAGTTCACAGGAAAACGAAGGTCTTGGATCCTGACTGCTACAGTCGGAGCCAGAGTACAGGCCTGGTTCAGGAGAGAGTCTGTGACTATTGTCCAGGGGTCCGGGGGTCAGGCATCAGGTCGCAGCTCAAGCGACGAGGAATGGAGGTCATGTTCAGGAGCTGGCAGATCTGAGGGGCCACCGGGCAGACCTAATGGGAGGCTGGACAGGTTGGGGGAAGGAGAGCCAGGAGGGTGAGGTGAATCTGAGATGAGATGGCCCAGGGATGAAGAGGTCAGAGCCGCTGAGGATGGCTGGACAAGTGATTCGTTGATTCTTTTCTCTAAGTTGGGATAAATAGCCTCTAATTGCTCTGGAGCGCTCCTAGAAACAAAAAATCCTTCAGCATATTCTGTTGACTCTTCCACTGTCCATGTAGCATGAAGATGCAGGTTAAAGGAACAGTGGAACTCCTTGACCTTGAGAAAGCCCACTCACACATCTAGGttgctgtgggtttgtgtgtGGAAGCACATGTAGGAAGGGAGATGGGATAGCTCATACCTGTTCAATAGGTCACTAGCATCCTAGGGGAGAGAAAGAGTGAGAGTCACAGTCGGTTCCTAGGTTCCTGTTTCCTCCacgtcccctccccaccccactagTGGGTGGCACTCAGGACTGCCATCTTGAGGACCGGAGGGGTACACAGAAGGGGTGCAGCAGCATTGGGCAGCCTTGGACAGGTCACCACCACGTGTCACAGAGAAGTCTCTTCTTACACCTCCCAGAGGGATACAACAGGTAGGCTGCCCACTATTTGGGGAGAATTCCAGGCTGTGGAAGGCACCCCAGGATATGCACCTTCAGCAGGCTGGTGTCCAGTTTCTTGGCCATCCCCTCCAGATCAGTGACCAGGCTGCTGAGGTGAAGTAATGCCCTGGAGATGCCAGGCATTCTGGACAGCTCTGCTGACACATCCTGCCGCTGGTCTGGCCACCACTGAGCAGGGGCATCCTGCTGTCTTCTGGTTTGGGGTTGCTGCTCCAGCTCAGCCTCCAGCCTGTGGGTCCCATGATCTGCCTGAAACTCCAGAAAAGGAATTCTGTAAGATTTGATGTCAGAAGGCTCCCCCTAGCCCTCGGCCTCTGAACATTGAGTGAGAATGCTGATTTCTCAGTCTTCCTCCCTTCATAACATTGACTCTATGTGTCACGGGTATTAAAGAGGCAGCCATGTTCTTCAAAAATGCAGGGACACCTTCTCCCCACCTAACACCCTTGTGAACATCCACACGTGtcatgttacacacacacacacacacacacacatatacacagactcTGCTATATCCTCCCACTGCCTTTTAACCCTCTCGGGTCATAAGGTGAGGAGAGACCTCACACTGAAGTgagcaagagagacagaaaggtagatggtcagagacagagaaagagacctACGGTTTGCAGAGTAATTTTCAACTGATAGTCTGCTTGTCTCTGATTTTCACCTTGAACCAGGTGGAGCAGGACTGGCTTTCATTGACCATATAAACCACATGAAGTTCAGAGGGTTTGACTTGCCCCAGGCCACTCAGCCAGCAAATCCCAAGACAGAGCCCACCACCCATGTTTCAGCCTCCAGGCCCTCCCCTGCAGCAGGCTGCtccagacagacagatggccagATGGGAGTCCTTCCTGAGACTCTAAGAAAcccaccttcatctcctgcagTCTCTCCTCCTCCTGAGTTCTGAGTCGCTGGAGTTCACAGATGTCCTTTCTGAGCTTCCTGATCCTGCGGTTGAGTCGTTCCTAGGGAGACAGACATGCTTGATGGTCAGACCACGGGTAAGGGTGATGCCCAAGGAACACATGGTGGGGGGGTGAGGGCAGTGGGTGTCCTGATCCCAGGATGAGGCTAAAGGAAAATTCTGCCTAAAAAGAGGCAGCTTTCTATGTGTCATCCTGGGGGGAAGAAATACAAGAGTTTAGTTAATGGATGATGATGGTGAAAAGAGATTGTTTTTTTAAGCCTTACCTACACAGGAATAACAGATAGTAACAGAACCTTTTCTACTCTGACTTCAGGGTGTTTTTCTCCCAACATCTAAAAGTTATATGCTGATCACTGGCAACTCCTACTACTTCTCATCAACAAGTGAAGCCAATCTAGCTAGAACCGACTTAGAGAGGAGATGCAAAGCCTCTGGCACCGGTCCCCCACCCTGGCTGGGATGGACCAGAATCCTTTATTAGAGGTAAGCCTGTAGCCCAGGAAGGCATGGGACCTCTCTCTTAATCTTAAGTCATTGTCTGGATGGGTCACTGCATCCAGGAAACTAAGGATATAATGAATGATTTCAGTTTCTAAAAAATTTACTTTCAGGTTTTTGAAAAACAATGtaggaagcaaaaataaacacagctAATACAGATATCAACATGGGCCTTTAATGACTCAAAATGGAAGAAAGGTACAGGGTGGGGGTGACAGCGAAAGATTCTGGAAACAATCTCCTTGTCATCCCTTTTTAGACTGGTGACAAAATGTATTTGCCCTGCTAGATAAAAGGGCATATAAAGCTGTAGTAAtaaaacagtatggtgctggggcaagaacatttagaaaatgaaagaagagagagctCAAGGAGAGACCCATGTTtacaaaagactttaaaaagaaaaagtacaaagaaatgagtcacaggtatgaaatgtacagtgtggagGATATAGTCAGTAACTGTGTCATATCTTTGTATAGTGACATACTGTAACTAAACTTGtcctggtgatcattttgaaatgtatagaaatattgaatcactatgttgtgtaagAGGAGCTAACATAGTATTGCAGGTCAATTATACTTTcaaaatgaacaaacagaaaaaagaaatcagatttgtggttatcagaggtAGAGAATAGGAAGAGGGTGAATTGGataaaggcagtcaaaaggtacaagtttccagttaaaagataaataagtactagaaaTGAATGTGCAACACAATAAATATAAtcaacactgctgtatgttatatatgaaagtggtTAAGAGAGTGAATCCTAAGAGTTCTGAtcacaagaaatttttaaaaaatttttttaacttcatatCTATAGGAGATAATGGATATTCACCAAACTACTGTAATAATCATATTGCTATGAATATACATCAAATCATTAcactgtacatcttaaacttttATCCTACTGTttgtcaatcatatctcaataaaactgaaataaaataaaataaaaagtagtatATAGATCAGTAAGAGAGGAGACAAAATCTGTAGGAGATGGTGTTGAGAAATCGGCTTACAacaacagtgaaaaataaatccaGACGCCTATCCAGAACTCTAGATGGACTAAAGACCGCatgaaaggaaaactatgaagttaatagaaaataatattaaagaataaatttgtgGCCTGGGGGTAGGGAAAATTTGTCTTAAATAAAACCCCCAAAGCACAAACCATGAGACAATGATTTAATTTGaagatcttaaaaattaaatatttctgttcAGTAACAACATTATGGACAAAACTAACAGAGAAATGACAGACTAGGAGATAATATCTGCAATGTCTAAAACCAACAAGAGACTTATTATATACAGAACATCAAAGGAAagcctagggaattccctggcagtccagtggttgagattcagtgctttcactgctgtgggtctggattcagtccctggttggtgaactaagatcccacaagccgcacagtgcagccataaatacataaataaataaataaaatgaaagctgagaaataaataagaagacaggaaaccaaaagaaaaatttgGAAAGAATATGAACAGTTAATTTACAGAAGAAGGGATGCCCAAACTCATCAgtaattagagaaatggaaattaatacaatggaatattacttgaccCTCATCAGATGAATGAAAATTAGACAACTGGATAATGCCTGGGGAAGGTGGGATGTATGCGGGTGTGAGGACCACACTGCAGGCTCCTGAGATGTGCACTGGCATAGCATTCTGTTGAGGGTCTTGGCCACCTAGGTGTGTTTTCCTCTATGATCCAGTGGTCCTGTTTCTGAATAAAAATCCCAGAGAATTCCTCACTCAGGTTCTAAGATAATATGTACGCTACAACGCTGTTTGTGGTAACAGAGTTGGAATCACGTAAAGTCCATTCCTGTGAAATGGATGGGTAAAATGAGGAAGGTGCCTGCTGCGGAACACTATGCAGCTATCAGAAACAATGGGCCACGTGACCCACAAAACGTGAACTGATCTCAAATTCATGGTAGAATGGAAAGCAGGaagtagagacttccctggtggtccagtggttaagactccgcacttccaccacagagggcataggttcaatcaATACCTGCtcaggaattaagatcccacaaaggGCCCAGTTGAGgcggaaaaaaaggggggggggaagaaaTAGAATGAGTCCCATCATGTAATGTTGTTAATTCAATATATAAACACACAGTGCAGCAATGTGTGTTTTGTAAACtgtctacaaataaaaatataacaaacactAAGTAGTTACCCatggaagaaaaaggaacagtGATTAAATTAAAtggaacaaacaaaacaaaaacgggATTTGTGGACtaaacaaagaaagtgaaagtcgctcagtcatgtctgactctgtgaccctgtggactatacagtccatggaattctccaggccagaatactgtacagaccatgggattctccaggccatgatactgcagtgggtagctattcccttctccaggagatcttcccaacccaggcatcaaatccaggtctcccacactgagggtggatcctttaccaactgagccacagggaagcctggactaaAGATAAGAGTGTGCTATTAACCAAAGACTGTGTGTTTCAGTGAGTAAATCCATCTCAActcaggtcaaaaaaaaaaaaaaaaaatggggcagAGGGGATTTTGTTATTGTTGGCTGTTCATGGgggatatttctttctttttttctttcccctgtcaTTTTGCTTCACTTCCTCTTCGGAAAAGAAGTGTCTTGCATCACTGGAGACGTACAGGAGGCTGGGGTTGGACAAGATGACTTTGAAAGTTCTTTCTGGCCCTGAGATTTGGAAGATGGAACCAAAGTCAAGGGTCTAGGGGTGAGGCATCAGCAAGGACATTCATGCAGACAAAGAGTAAGCAGAAGAGACAGTGATGTCACTAGGAAATTGTTAAAAATTTGTCATGTCACTGGGTGTTACCTGCATGCATTTCCCAGCAGAGAAGGAATAAAACAGAAGGAAGGGCATGTGAATTTCACTCAGGGGCCTCGCTGGTGAAGGTGGAGGCTCAGGTGGAGTGGGGAATTGTGTAATGAAAGTTCAGGTCTCACAAAGTTGAAACAAGCAAATAACCTGCACCGTGTTACCCCTTCCATTTACTCTCTCTGGTGTTACAACTACATTTCTTGAAGGAGTAGGTGGTTCTCACTGTCTTCACATCCTCATGGCCCTTTTGCTCCCCAGCATCTGCCTTTGCTTCTCATCACTCTTTGGAAACTGCTCTCTCCAAGGTCACCAGTGAACTCCAGGAAAGAAACTTCAGAGGTGCCTTCTTCT
Proteins encoded in this window:
- the TRIM40 gene encoding E3 ubiquitin ligase TRIM40, whose amino-acid sequence is MGPLREDRREEGVCPICQECLKEAVRTDCGHLFCRACLAQHLEKASAAGVRSCPLCRKPCSEGVLGAGYTCDSHQKKVCWFCEESRRLLCMECRMTPEHKSHRELAIENAISHYKERLNRRIRKLRKDICELQRLRTQEEERLQEMKADHGTHRLEAELEQQPQTRRQQDAPAQWWPDQRQDVSAELSRMPGISRALLHLSSLVTDLEGMAKKLDTSLLKDASDLLNRSAPEQLEAIYPNLEKRINESLVQPSSAALTSSSLGHLISDSPHPPGSPSPNLSSLPLGLPGGPSDLPAPEHDLHSSSLELRPDA